The DNA sequence CCACATCTTATTGGCAGCAAGTAAAAAGGCTTTAACAAGGAGATGGCTTAAACCAGAACCACCAACAACTGAGGACTGGATAAACATTGTTTACGAGATCTTCATAATGGAAAAACTGTCCTTTTCACTCAAAGTGCAGAGGGACACTTTCTATAAGATGTGGTCCAAGTGGACAGAATATGTTAAACCGGTTAGATCTGAATTTTTGTAAACACTGCTGCTTCTTACTAATTGTACAatgatttaaaagtttaaatgaacAACATAAATAGTATGGATGTAATTTGTTTTCCCCGCCACCCGCACTTGAGTTCTGTTGTTCttgtgttaaaaagttaaaaatggtAAAGCAATGTAATGTACTTCATGTGCCCAACAATGTGTGAAATTCCACATGCTTTTTCAATAaaagataatataaaaaaaaaaaaaaagggttgtgtttccatgtctttttttttctggagagagagtgaataaaatagcACATTTTAAATCGTGATTCATTCATCATACAACAACAAGCCacttagctatttttttttttttttggggggggggggggggggggttgtaaagATATTAATTCTATTCATTTTCATAAGAACAAAAACATCTAACACACACTTCTAAATATGTTTTCTGCAGAACCAAGCAAAACTTGTTTTGTacgagtttggaatgacatgaaaatgATGACTTAACCCCACCCAACTGTGTTGATAACCTGTACAAATTAAACCTAGAGTAAACCTCGCTCAATCAATTGTACAGAAACATAAGATATGATGGTGTTGGGGTCTCTTAAGAGGTACTTTAATGCTCTGTACTCGCCCCATGTTGCCTCCAGAAAATTTCACCAGCTTGTTCTTTTCCGACAAGGGTTTCATCAACCATAACAGCTGAACATAATGGTGTTTAATAGTTTACAAATATCAGCAGGTCAGCATGGTGCTGTGCATATTTCTCCACAGTCTTATAGTCTGCCCAGGGTCACGTTGGTGCACCAGGAGCAGGTCTTTGTGTACACAGGGGTTCTCTCGATCTTCTTCCCGAATGTCAAAGGTCTTGAATCCGTCGTGTTTTGTTGCAGTGATTCCAAGTGCCTTGAAGCACATCCCGTTGTAGACATCATCAATAGGGAAGAAGGGTATGTAAAAGGAGACGTGGTAAAGAGATGGAAGAAGGTTTCCAGAAAATAGGAATCCACCGCCACCAGCATAAGGAGGGTAAGGACCTTCATAGAATGACTGAGGAACATAATATTTGATTTTAGGGTCCCGTAATGGGTTGGCATTAGGAATGATCTGCCCGGTGTACAATGCCGTGACCTGTTCAGGCTCCAGAGTCTTTAGATGATTCAGAATTGCTTGAGTGTTAGCAAAAACATCATCATCGCCCTTAAAAACGAAAGATACGTGTGGACAGTTATCAAGCATCCACTTGAAGAACACATGCTCTTTTAGAGTAAGATTGTAAAAGGAGTCCTGAAAATCCCAGACGAGAAGGTCTTGAAACTGCTGTGCTTCAAATGAAACCAGTTTGTCAAGATTGGGATCATCCGTAGATGATCGGCCCAGCAGAAAGACAGTTCTTACTTGAAGTCCTTTTTCATACATGCCTCCTCTTCCCCATGTCTCTCGAATTGCTTGGCGCCTTTTGAAGTTACTCGGGATAGACTTGATCGCAAAAAGGAGGAAAATTTGATCCTCTTCATTCTCTGATGCGCACTTGTCAGGCTGATTGATAAGAAGCGGTCGGTCTCGACACTCCATGCCTCTAAGGAAGTCTCCATAAAGTGGAGGGTATGAATGGACATCTTGAATGTTGGTTTTTAGCAACTCAAAACTCTCAGGCTGACAGAGAAACTTGTCATGTGGGTCTTTCTGTGTTTGATTGTCAGTGGCATCAAACTGCCTGAGGAGAGAATGAAGCTTCCGGTTCCAGTAAGCACCATTTTTGGGAATGTCTTTTCTGAAAGTCTCAGAAATTGTAAGGGGTGGAAGTTTATACGGCATAACACTTTTGGTTTTTGTAGTTGTATCTGGAAATGAAGTGATCTTGGCCAGGTCTCTTTGTTTGTGTTCCACATCCTTTAGTttggaaaagaaaaagacaaggCAAAAGCTGCTAGCTAGTGCTATGACAAGTAATTTCATATGcttctttttcattttacaaCAACTCTGTTAAGAGAAGTGCACTCTTGAGAAGCAAGTACTGATGTTGCTCTTTACAGGAAGTGGTGGGGATTCACAAAGAATGTACTTTAAGCACCGCTCTGTCTCTTAATTTGTTCTTGTGGAATCAATGTTAGCTGATcatatatatgtgttttttatAACCATAACAACATGCATCTTCCACTGAATTCAGTTTCTTTGATTAAATTCCCACTGATGTCAAGTTGAGCTGTGAGCCTAGAAACAGACACAAGAAACAGTAATGCTAGTGAGCtcacaaagtgaaagtgaaacagtttagttgttttatataaaacattgcatttcatacCAGATAACACCAGATGACTTCCTTTAAGAAATTCCTGTggcttgtgtgtgtgaatgctgtCTGTCACTTACGAAAAGGCTGGTAGTTAAGGTGCAGTTCActgagaaaagaaaattaaaaaattattaattcaacTTCATGTTGTCCAAACCTGCAAGCATTTATTTCTTCTTTCACTGAATGAACAAAAGAAACCAacacattttttcaaatattatctTTCATGTTTCAGAGAAGTCGGTCAATCAACACGAGGGTAGTTattgacagaaatttcatttttgagtgtaCTATTCCTCTTatataaaatcttactgaacctGAGATCAATGCCAACATCACCATACAGAAAATGTATTACTACAACTAGCATGTTTTTAGTGTTTGCATAATTTCCAGACATAATTTTTGTATGTGGATCTAAAATTAAACAACCTTTTAATTTATTGGAAAATTGGTCTTGGGTGATTAATTAAACCGCACAGGCTCTAAGGTGATGTAGCCTACATTAGGACACTGCGTTGAGCTCAGGGAAAGATAATATACAGTCCCTGAGAGAAAGTGTGCGCTGTGATCTATTTCCATAGAAGATGGATCACTGAACTTCTGGAGGTGTATTCAGAAAGTTATAAGATCTTGCATTTGATCTATGAAGTTCAAACCCTATACCCTGATTTTTAGTATACAACAAAACATAATGTTTGCCTCATTTGTTATTGAtaatgcagatttaaaaaaaggcatattGAAGCTGTATCCCAAAGCCTTTATATTTGTATAACATGTATCAGCCATAGTAATCAACTAAGATTTCTACCTATCGGTCTTGAATTATTAGTTGATTGAAATGTTAAACATGCTTCCCAAAAATTCAACAAATaagaaaattacgttttgattTCCAAATTTAACGCGAAGGACAATTTGAAATAATTATGGTGGAATGATGCCTGCTGCTTCACTTACTGCTTTGTTAAAAGTACACATAATATAAAATGCAGCATGATTCATTTCTTAACACCTAACCTAGCTAGACTACATATTTGTACATGCAAGTCCATGAAGGCAATGCACTTGAGGCACAGTCTGTTTTTTCCAGATAATTCTTAAAACTAAACTACTCCTTTAAAACAAGGAGACACTAGTTTAGAAACGgcattcattttgtgtttttatggAAAACTAACAAATTAACTTGTATAACTAAAGCATATTTCCGCCAAAATAATTAGAGGACTTACCGCGTGAGCGTCTATTAACTTTCTGAGTCCAAACTTCTTACCGTAGTAAGCAAAAGCACTAAGTCGACTCCACCTTTATTCCACCAGCACCTGTCTGTCTATGATTGGATCTAAGACatttggggactttaataaaaaatataaataaaaaataaacaactcgTGAGAGACGccttttattattcttattattttttttaaatcacaagttATTTCATATCTCTTGAATTTATTCGAAATACTTCCAAATGTGTTaactatatcaggaaatatctcgctTCTCAAAAAATGCATTTTCCACCAGATTGTCATTTGATCTATAATGGGTTATGGGCAAGAGTAATAGTgcaatctattaactacacataaaaacccgatTCTTACTTATTAactgactttgtatttaatgtgaatttaataaacTTGTAAGTTactaacattttaatttacataaaggaaataacatttagaaaatgttaatttcagtctagccagagttcagacAAACTCCCATTTAACTCACTGAAGCTGCATGTTTACAATGTGAAATAAAGATCTCATTACATTATACGCACATCTGCACTCTGTTGTTTCAGTCAGCGAGAAAGTGAACACTGCGTTTCAGCGATGACTCGTCTGAACGTctcatttcattaatttaataatgacTGAAACAAAgtacacaattatttttataacCTGAACTCCCAATATCTACAAAACTTTGTGTGTCTCAttcaccctgctgaaaaaaacagctaaaaccagccttagctggtcaggctggttttagctggtctcccagcctggtcATAGCTGGTTTATcaggctggttttagaggggttttgaccaCTTTTTTAGCTGGTCTAAGCTGGTCTCAGCTGGTCTAAGATGGACTTAGCTGGTCACAatggctggtcttagctggtcaggctggtcttagctggtttaagctggtcttagctggtcaggatggctggtcttagctggtcaggctggtcttagctggtctaagctggtcttagctggtcaggatggctggtcttagctggttttagatGGTCAGActggctggtcttagctggttttagctggtctcccagcctggtcATAGCTGGTTTATcaggctggttttagaggggttttgaccaCTTTTTTAGCTGGTCTAAGCTGGTCTCAGCTGGTCTAAGATGGTCTTAGCTGGTCAGGatggctggtcttagctggtcaggctggtcttagctggtttaagctggttttagctggtcttagctggtcaggatggctggtcttagctggtcttagctggttttagctggtcaggatggctggtcttagctggttttagatGGTCAGActggctggtcttagctggttttagctggtcaatCTGGTATTAGCTGGTTAGACTGGCTGGTcatagctggtttaagatggttttagctggtcaggctgggagaccacCCAGATAGCAAACTGACATAGAAACAACATAGAATCAACGTTTCTTTTGGCACTGACACAATGTTGATTTTcttcttgtttaaaaaaatatctcacATACTTAATAGATACAttagtaataatttattaaacacacatcacatttagtcaaaatgtctttattaatacaaaatatacagTTTCAATTATGTTTAGAGCATACAAACTTACTGTATACAAAGCCTCTATAAGACTAATATTGAAAATGCCTTTacactcaaatacacacaaagaggTATAACGTAAATTATAGGCTAATATAAATCGTCTCAAGTTACAAATTTACTTAAGAATTAAACTTCAAATATGCCAGTGTCTGACAGCTTATCAGAATTACTGGCCTGAGTCTGTATTTCCCCCACCCTCTTCCAAAAAGCTTATACTACTGttccagctattaaaatagttcagttttgtatgtaatggcaaagtgattgtatattttatagtttttattattattattattattattattaagtaaaaaaaaacgtttgttaaatataaagcaaaaatgaactgaaacttaTATTAGAAAGTTTTAAATTActgtataacaaaaaaaaacgaatcaaaaacaaaacctctttcattataatcataatcattcTGGCCCGAAGCCCGGTCCGAGGGACATAAAAAAGTCAGGGTGAAATGTAGGGCTCTAGATTCAGCTGTTCTAGATGTTCAAAATGTTGTCATCCTAAGAACAAACAGCTTTACTCATTCTTGTACACAGAGTCTTATACTGTCTATCAGCTATGACTATTTTAGTCTTTCAAAGGACAAAATGGatgaaaaaacagtaataaaaattAGACATAAAATGCAGGCTAGGAGCGAGGCCCTTTAGAGGCATAGATCGCACAGCGGTCGCACACTTGACACAGCTCTTTCGACGGTATACTGAGTGAGAGAGCGGCATGGCTTATCGGAcacagcaacagtaactaaggagggTGGGGTCAATTGTAGCAATTTAGGAAGTTACTCGGAACATTTGATCAGATTCACTCCTGTAATTGGGTAAATTTGGTGTTCACTATTCTCCTAATTGTGAATGGATTATACAGTGAGTGCATAATAGACGATAGTCAGcgaatattcttcttttttttttcttttaagcacATTTTATGAATTTCAAGCCACAAATATACGCACAGGAGCGTTTGAAAGTAGTCATTTTCAGCAGGTACCTAAATTAAATCGATAATACTTTGAATCACTATTtactacacacattttcaaaaactCTTTGGATTTACATAAATTACGCAAATTATCTATTTTAGATTCAAAATGACAACTTTTACTTAAAGATGATAagtttgcatccctgaatatTCGGTTGTTTATGTCCCTTTGTTGtatttgcatacagtacatttgtGTTATCTAAAATTATTGTAGCAAAAGTGAGCACCTGACAGTAGAATTTGTAGagaatatttcaattattttatatatcatcAAGAAAATGTTTTAGGAGTTGCAATCTTGTATTTTGTTtccttctctcgctctctcacaaaaacaacaaaacagttacaccttctcaaaatatttattttaggagtataaatcctattctacaaattAAAAACTTCACAGGCTGTTATACCAGATTTATGCAGGGATATATGTCATTTTTATCCAGAATAATctgtaatattatatttcatttttatttattgtaattttatgacTACAATGACCATAATTACTATGACCATatccttctaaaaaaaaaaaaaaaaaggaaaaaaaaatatgaagtttGTAAAGAAATATCCATAAAAGTGACCTATATCCCTTTAATTTAGCCTAGAATATTGAATATGAAATAGTAGCActcattaaaaactattttgccACTGTACATATTTTGCCAAAACCATATTTCTACAGTGCAAAGTAATTTCAGAGTAATGTTGTGTCGACTGATTAATAATGACATGATCATGTCATTATTCGGTGTCAAATAAAATGGGTCAAGAACCACATGCTGTGTTTATCACTGGATAGAGTGCAAGAATGCATGTGTGGTCTCACATAT is a window from the Carassius carassius chromosome 13, fCarCar2.1, whole genome shotgun sequence genome containing:
- the LOC132155552 gene encoding N-acetyllactosaminide beta-1,3-N-acetylglucosaminyltransferase 2-like, which produces MKKKHMKLLVIALASSFCLVFFFSKLKDVEHKQRDLAKITSFPDTTTKTKSVMPYKLPPLTISETFRKDIPKNGAYWNRKLHSLLRQFDATDNQTQKDPHDKFLCQPESFELLKTNIQDVHSYPPLYGDFLRGMECRDRPLLINQPDKCASENEEDQIFLLFAIKSIPSNFKRRQAIRETWGRGGMYEKGLQVRTVFLLGRSSTDDPNLDKLVSFEAQQFQDLLVWDFQDSFYNLTLKEHVFFKWMLDNCPHVSFVFKGDDDVFANTQAILNHLKTLEPEQVTALYTGQIIPNANPLRDPKIKYYVPQSFYEGPYPPYAGGGGFLFSGNLLPSLYHVSFYIPFFPIDDVYNGMCFKALGITATKHDGFKTFDIREEDRENPCVHKDLLLVHQRDPGQTIRLWRNMHSTMLTC